From a single Lewinella sp. LCG006 genomic region:
- a CDS encoding ion channel, which produces MNIPGFNRKSGSKGGPELQDPGFGTQITHSADRLINKDGSYNIIREGQQVWTAYQSLIEMSWSHFFLYVVLYYLAVNFLFGIGFVLIGVEKLSGVIANHWVDDLAEAFFFSVQTFTTVGYGAVNPQGIAANLLASADALVGLISTALATGLFFARFSKAQSQLIFSKDALISPYRDSEHLSFQFRIANLRNSRIINLRASVILSWVEDDEMGNATRRFFTLPLERDQVSLLPLNWTIVHVIDKKSPILNWEPQDFTRQQAEVIIFIEGFDESFGQRIHVSSSYTCREIRWNARYLPMYYPRSGKTVLNLDAIHEFEFLP; this is translated from the coding sequence ATGAACATTCCAGGGTTCAACCGCAAATCCGGCTCCAAGGGAGGTCCTGAGCTTCAGGATCCTGGCTTTGGCACCCAGATTACGCATTCTGCCGATCGGTTGATTAATAAAGATGGTTCTTACAATATCATCCGCGAGGGGCAGCAGGTCTGGACGGCTTACCAGAGTTTGATAGAGATGAGCTGGTCACACTTTTTCCTCTATGTTGTCCTTTATTACCTTGCGGTAAATTTTTTGTTTGGCATTGGGTTTGTGCTGATTGGTGTAGAAAAATTATCCGGCGTCATCGCCAACCACTGGGTGGATGACCTCGCCGAGGCTTTCTTTTTTAGTGTGCAAACGTTTACGACGGTAGGCTACGGGGCCGTCAACCCTCAGGGAATCGCCGCCAATTTACTAGCATCAGCCGATGCTTTGGTGGGGCTCATCTCTACTGCACTCGCTACCGGGCTTTTCTTTGCCCGTTTCTCCAAAGCACAGTCACAGTTGATTTTTAGTAAGGACGCGCTGATCTCCCCCTACCGCGACAGTGAACACCTGAGTTTTCAGTTCAGAATTGCCAACTTACGCAATAGCCGGATTATCAATTTGCGCGCCAGCGTCATTCTTTCCTGGGTGGAAGACGACGAGATGGGCAACGCTACGCGGCGATTTTTCACGCTACCTCTCGAACGAGATCAGGTAAGCCTCCTCCCTTTGAATTGGACAATCGTTCATGTGATCGACAAAAAAAGTCCCATTTTGAATTGGGAACCCCAGGATTTTACTCGCCAACAAGCCGAGGTGATCATTTTCATCGAAGGTTTCGACGAATCGTTCGGACAACGCATCCACGTCAGTAGTTCCTATACTTGTCGCGAAATTCGCTGGAATGCCCGCTATCTGCCCATGTACTACCCTCGCTCGGGAAAGACCGTCTTGAACCTTGATGCCATCCACGAATTTGAATTTTTACCATAA
- a CDS encoding iron chaperone, protein MTNKVDQYILKFPAETQEILQQVRQLIKTTAPDAVESIAYGMPAYKTHGKPLVYFAGYKNHLGFYATPTGHEAFAEDLSAYKQGKGSVQFPLDQAIPYALIKRIVAFRVAENLEKSTR, encoded by the coding sequence ATGACCAACAAAGTAGATCAGTACATTTTAAAATTCCCAGCGGAAACACAAGAAATTCTACAGCAAGTCCGGCAGCTCATCAAAACTACTGCACCTGATGCCGTCGAAAGCATTGCGTATGGGATGCCTGCCTACAAAACCCACGGTAAGCCCTTGGTGTACTTTGCCGGCTACAAAAACCACCTTGGCTTTTATGCTACGCCTACGGGGCACGAAGCTTTCGCCGAAGATTTATCGGCTTACAAGCAAGGCAAAGGCTCTGTACAGTTTCCCCTTGACCAAGCTATTCCCTATGCCTTAATCAAGCGGATCGTCGCATTTCGGGTAGCGGAGAATTTGGAAAAAAGTACACGGTAG
- a CDS encoding T9SS type A sorting domain-containing protein has product MKRAKAHRLLNIVQSFTIALVLVLCGQSALAQGWEATFGGDNEDYGTAILQTIDEGYVAVGYSESFGSDNDFDIYLVRTDVDGTPLWERIYDEGYIEHAYDIILLDDGDLLILGDINEADGNLSGTPSEVYLLRVDPLGNVISSSRFENDGFFQSGREIIRTSDGGYAIIGVSANPAIDQSDILVIKLDANAEEEWRRIYGTPYPDAGQGIVEIAGGYAFAANVKNGGNFPDNDVAIYRIDAAGNQIAARFYGDGQENNEDVNDLIKTQDGNLLLVGSSNNFNNTYIIKSDLNGDTLWTRELEVSLFGEELYGVTELEDGSIVATGYSELNESTPEILLLKMSPTGDLIWQRNLSEEFSDWRFGVDVVETIDHGFIIAGYNSLSQGFINDLSIIRVDGEGNYFTNLLQGKVFWSQDGCNPFEDGDIPLKDWLVAVEGDNGRFIGTTDEDGHYSIPVDIGNYTVSLLLKNDAWNICSPASFPVNFTATYDSLVYNFPVRSIPEACPVLSVETGVGPLRACTQVDYLVEYCNDGSATATDAYVEIFLDDELTYVTASVDTSLETSNSIIVRLGDLAPLTCGSFTITVDVACGDVQDLQSVIVSTNIYPNGYCGPIDPNWDMSSIQVTGRCEDNNIIFTAKNVGTAPTSERLGFVIVEDQVLFLEGQDDTGVDILNPGEEMEVPIGGIQPNPIGSTYRFIVQQVQGHPGNNYPTVVVEGCTQEGQEEYTTGQVTQFPENDQDPYVDINVQEILSTLGTANVLIGHPKGYQDSIITTNTDIEYTVLFANTESDTLNRLVIRDTLPEELDLATLAVGPASHPYTFEIYNSGVLKITFNDLNLIPADSSGSETDSRGYVKFTLSQKPNLPIGTVIENRAAVYFDYVAPDITNSIRYSLACEDFLVEGCLAVELTEPPVREGLNIRVQPNPFHSSAIITIDDCECNQLEMVIRDAAGRQLRREKFSGTSFTLQRNNLPAGLYFIEIYTDKQILQTGKLLVQ; this is encoded by the coding sequence TACGATATTATTTTACTGGATGACGGAGACTTACTGATCCTAGGTGATATCAACGAAGCAGATGGTAATTTGTCAGGAACACCCAGCGAAGTGTATCTGTTGCGGGTTGATCCTTTAGGCAATGTAATATCATCTTCTCGTTTCGAGAATGACGGTTTCTTTCAAAGTGGCCGGGAAATCATTCGCACCAGTGATGGTGGTTATGCGATCATCGGAGTAAGTGCAAACCCAGCCATTGATCAGTCAGATATTTTGGTCATCAAGCTGGATGCCAATGCCGAGGAAGAGTGGCGCCGTATCTACGGTACACCCTATCCTGATGCTGGTCAAGGCATCGTGGAAATTGCTGGTGGTTATGCTTTTGCAGCGAACGTAAAGAATGGCGGAAATTTTCCGGACAATGATGTTGCCATCTATCGCATAGATGCTGCGGGTAATCAAATCGCCGCACGTTTTTACGGAGATGGACAGGAAAATAATGAAGATGTTAATGATTTAATCAAGACCCAAGATGGTAACCTTTTACTGGTTGGTTCTTCGAATAACTTCAACAACACTTATATTATAAAGAGTGATCTCAACGGAGATACACTTTGGACACGTGAACTTGAGGTTAGCCTCTTCGGAGAGGAATTGTACGGTGTAACAGAGTTGGAAGATGGTAGCATTGTTGCTACTGGTTATTCTGAACTCAACGAAAGTACACCAGAGATTTTGTTGCTAAAAATGTCTCCAACCGGAGATTTAATCTGGCAACGTAATCTGAGCGAAGAATTTTCCGATTGGCGCTTTGGTGTAGATGTAGTAGAGACTATTGATCATGGCTTTATCATTGCCGGTTATAACAGTCTCAGCCAAGGTTTCATCAATGACCTGAGCATTATCAGGGTGGATGGCGAAGGCAACTACTTTACCAACTTGCTACAAGGCAAAGTATTCTGGTCGCAGGATGGTTGTAATCCTTTTGAGGATGGTGACATTCCGCTAAAGGATTGGCTGGTAGCAGTGGAGGGAGACAATGGTCGTTTCATCGGAACCACTGATGAAGATGGACATTACAGTATCCCGGTAGACATCGGCAACTACACAGTAAGCCTGTTGCTTAAGAACGACGCCTGGAATATCTGCTCACCAGCAAGTTTTCCAGTCAATTTCACGGCCACTTATGACTCTTTGGTTTACAATTTTCCGGTACGGAGCATTCCGGAAGCTTGTCCTGTTCTCAGTGTTGAAACAGGAGTTGGGCCCTTGCGAGCTTGTACCCAGGTAGATTACCTGGTAGAATATTGCAACGATGGTTCAGCGACAGCTACCGATGCTTACGTAGAAATCTTTCTGGACGACGAACTCACTTACGTGACGGCCAGTGTAGATACTTCCCTGGAAACAAGCAACTCCATCATTGTACGCTTGGGCGATCTCGCTCCGCTTACTTGTGGAAGCTTTACCATCACGGTAGATGTTGCTTGCGGAGATGTTCAAGACTTACAATCAGTGATCGTAAGTACCAACATCTACCCCAACGGATACTGCGGCCCGATTGATCCCAACTGGGATATGTCGAGCATCCAGGTGACCGGGCGCTGTGAGGATAACAATATCATCTTCACCGCAAAGAATGTAGGAACAGCTCCTACCAGTGAAAGACTTGGCTTCGTCATTGTTGAAGATCAAGTACTCTTTCTGGAAGGCCAGGATGATACCGGGGTTGATATTTTGAACCCGGGAGAAGAAATGGAAGTTCCAATAGGTGGTATACAGCCTAATCCAATAGGTTCTACTTACCGCTTCATTGTACAGCAAGTTCAAGGCCACCCAGGCAACAATTATCCCACAGTAGTGGTCGAAGGTTGTACCCAGGAAGGCCAAGAAGAATACACAACGGGTCAGGTGACCCAGTTTCCTGAAAACGATCAGGATCCTTATGTTGACATAAATGTGCAAGAAATTTTAAGCACGCTCGGTACGGCGAACGTTTTAATAGGCCATCCCAAAGGCTACCAAGATTCGATCATTACGACGAACACCGATATTGAATACACCGTTTTATTCGCCAATACCGAAAGTGATACTTTAAATCGCCTGGTGATTCGGGATACACTTCCCGAGGAATTGGATTTAGCCACTTTGGCTGTAGGACCCGCAAGTCATCCCTATACTTTTGAAATTTACAACAGCGGCGTTCTTAAGATCACCTTCAACGATTTAAACTTGATTCCCGCAGATAGCAGCGGATCGGAGACTGATTCCAGGGGTTACGTAAAGTTTACTTTATCCCAAAAACCAAATTTACCCATTGGAACGGTTATTGAAAATCGTGCTGCTGTCTACTTTGATTACGTTGCTCCGGATATTACCAACAGCATCCGTTATTCATTGGCTTGCGAAGACTTCCTCGTTGAAGGATGTTTAGCAGTCGAACTGACGGAACCGCCGGTAAGAGAAGGACTCAACATACGGGTTCAACCGAACCCCTTCCATTCATCAGCCATCATCACTATCGATGACTGTGAATGCAACCAGCTGGAGATGGTTATTCGTGATGCCGCCGGGCGCCAACTACGCCGGGAGAAATTCAGCGGAACCAGCTTCACTTTACAAAGGAACAATTTGCCAGCCGGCCTGTATTTCATAGAAATATATACCGATAAGCAGATTCTTCAGACAGGTAAGTTACTAGTCCAGTAG